One Methanococcus aeolicus Nankai-3 DNA segment encodes these proteins:
- a CDS encoding argininosuccinate synthase: MTNENKEKIAVLAYSGGLDTSCCLKLLEENYNYKVVTACVDVGQPEEEITKPVEKAKEYGVFAHYTIDAKEEFAKEYIFRAIKANAIYEGYPLSTALARPLIGLKLVELAKELNAEAISHGCTGKGNDQFRFESIMRAKAPEVKIIAPIRDLNLTRSEEIEYAKKHGIPIPTESKKYSIDENLWGRSVEGGELEDPMFETPEEAYGWTKNPMECTGPEYVEIEFENGIPVKINNKEYDAVELIREANKIAGRNGVGRVDIIEDRILGLKSRENYECPGAIMLITAHKALEQLTLTREEIKFKEIVDSTYADLIYKGLWHEPLRLDLDAFIDKTQERVSGKVVVKLYAGSIRVVGKESNYALFSQELVSFEDKEIDQRETIGAVKFHGLQASIYESVKNKNK; encoded by the coding sequence ATGACAAACGAAAACAAAGAAAAAATAGCAGTTTTGGCATATTCTGGTGGATTAGACACAAGTTGTTGTTTAAAACTATTGGAAGAAAATTATAATTATAAGGTAGTAACTGCCTGTGTAGATGTGGGACAACCAGAGGAGGAAATAACAAAACCAGTGGAAAAAGCAAAAGAATACGGAGTATTTGCCCATTATACCATAGATGCTAAGGAGGAATTTGCAAAAGAATATATATTCAGAGCAATTAAAGCAAATGCAATATATGAAGGATACCCACTATCAACAGCACTTGCAAGACCCCTTATAGGTTTAAAATTAGTAGAATTGGCAAAAGAATTAAATGCAGAGGCAATATCTCATGGTTGCACCGGAAAAGGAAATGACCAATTTAGATTTGAATCAATTATGAGGGCAAAAGCACCAGAAGTTAAAATAATTGCTCCAATTAGGGATTTAAACCTTACAAGAAGTGAAGAAATAGAATATGCTAAAAAACACGGAATACCAATCCCAACAGAAAGCAAAAAATATAGTATTGACGAAAACCTTTGGGGAAGAAGTGTGGAGGGGGGAGAATTAGAAGACCCAATGTTTGAAACACCAGAGGAAGCTTATGGTTGGACTAAAAATCCAATGGAATGCACAGGGCCAGAATATGTTGAGATAGAATTTGAAAATGGTATTCCGGTAAAAATAAATAATAAAGAATATGATGCAGTGGAATTAATAAGGGAAGCTAATAAAATTGCTGGAAGAAATGGGGTAGGTAGAGTAGATATAATTGAGGATAGGATTTTAGGATTAAAATCAAGAGAAAACTACGAATGTCCGGGGGCTATAATGCTTATTACGGCACATAAGGCACTTGAACAATTAACACTAACCAGAGAAGAGATTAAATTTAAAGAAATAGTAGATTCCACTTATGCAGATTTAATATATAAAGGATTATGGCATGAACCACTTAGGTTGGATTTAGATGCTTTCATTGATAAAACACAGGAAAGAGTAAGTGGAAAAGTGGTTGTAAAATTATATGCTGGTTCAATCAGAGTTGTAGGAAAAGAAAGCAATTATGCACTATTTAGCCAAGAATTAGTTTCATTTGAGGATAAAGAAATAGACCAAAGAGAAACAATAGGGGCTGTTAAATTCCATGGATTACAAGCTTCAATATATGAATCTGTGAAAAATAAAAATAAATAA